The genome window TGATCTGGCACCGGCGGGGCCGGACGTGGCACGACGTGTGGTCGGGGACCCGGGTGGTCTCGGGCCACCCCCCGCCCCGACCCCGACGCCGGCGGTGGGGCCCGACGCTCGCCCTGACGGCCTCGTCGCTCCTGCTCCTGACCTCTCTGATCGTGTTGGACAACCGCATCGCCGGAGGCGGGGTGGAAGCCGAGCTGGTCTCCCTGCGGGAGCTGGACCCCGGCACCTGCTACGTCCAGCCGGACTGGGAGGACGAGGGGGTTCGCCGGGTGCCGTGCGGCGAGGAGCAGGACGCGGAGGTCTACTTCTCCTACACCGACCCCGCTCCCAGCGGCGACCCCTACGACGAGGAGGCGCTCGACGCATCCGCGCGCGAGCGGTGCGGCGCAGAGCTCGCGTCGTACGTCGGCTGGGACCCCGGGGACGCCTGGGAGGTCGAGCCGGTCTACCCGGACCCCCAGAGCTGGGACGACGGGGAGCGCCGCGTCGTCTGCACGGTGTGGGGGTGGTCGGTCCCCGGGTCGGCCCGGGGCGCAGGACGTACGGGAACGCCCACGCTCGCCTGAGTCAGAACAGGGGCCCGTCCGCGGGTTCGGTCTCCCTCTTCACCCTCTCGTCGCGCTCGAGGAAGAAGGCCCCGATCGAGCCGGCCAGCGCGGCGAAGACCACGACGGCCCACGTGGTGAGGAAGACGTCGAGCAGCTGCTGCACCCCGCCGTCCGTCCCCATGGGCTGCCCGGCGGTCGCGAGCACCCACACGTCGCGGAACGCACGGGTGAACGACCCGTAGCCGCCGTAG of Actinomycetota bacterium contains these proteins:
- a CDS encoding septum formation family protein, which produces IWHRRGRTWHDVWSGTRVVSGHPPPRPRRRRWGPTLALTASSLLLLTSLIVLDNRIAGGGVEAELVSLRELDPGTCYVQPDWEDEGVRRVPCGEEQDAEVYFSYTDPAPSGDPYDEEALDASARERCGAELASYVGWDPGDAWEVEPVYPDPQSWDDGERRVVCTVWGWSVPGSARGAGRTGTPTLA